A DNA window from Micromonospora inyonensis contains the following coding sequences:
- a CDS encoding DUF6343 family protein, with protein sequence MTRSQPRGARGTVGHAYSALNLRLALASFGLVTMVLFAVLAARADLPWLAVACGVLAVVAVVDLVVIQRRRAARRREEPGARHSLFE encoded by the coding sequence ATGACGCGATCGCAGCCCCGAGGTGCCCGGGGCACTGTCGGGCACGCCTACAGCGCGTTGAACCTGCGCCTGGCCCTGGCCTCCTTCGGGCTGGTCACCATGGTGCTCTTCGCCGTCCTGGCCGCCCGCGCCGACCTGCCCTGGCTCGCCGTCGCCTGCGGTGTCCTCGCCGTCGTGGCCGTGGTCGACCTGGTCGTCATCCAGCGCCGTCGGGCCGCCCGCCGTCGGGAGGAGCCGGGCGCGCGGCACTCGCTCTTCGAGTGA
- a CDS encoding GDSL-type esterase/lipase family protein, giving the protein MPRRWVAAVASLSALVALACEGGSGGGDATPPPPQGTPRPGMPTAMAALGDSVTTGFGTCVVLASCERNSWSTGDGRRVESHYRRLVELNPAIRSRAYNHAKAGARASALADQATRAVRDRADYVTVLIGANDACRADTDAMTPVKTFRQQVDRALRTLREGRPKARVLVVSIPDLYRLWEVGHTDEQAVRSWQRGVCPALLANPTSTAAADRERRRVFRERIDAYNDELAAACRAYGSRCRHDRGAAHRVRFTLDDVNTVDHFHPNNDGQEQLAKVTWSAAGFAD; this is encoded by the coding sequence ATGCCTCGACGTTGGGTCGCCGCCGTGGCCAGTCTGTCCGCGCTGGTGGCGCTGGCCTGTGAGGGTGGGAGCGGAGGCGGCGACGCCACGCCCCCTCCGCCTCAGGGCACCCCCCGCCCCGGCATGCCGACGGCGATGGCCGCGCTCGGCGACTCGGTCACCACCGGCTTCGGCACCTGCGTGGTGCTGGCGTCCTGCGAGCGGAACTCCTGGTCCACCGGGGACGGCCGGCGGGTGGAGAGCCACTACCGACGGCTGGTCGAGCTGAATCCGGCGATCCGCAGTAGGGCGTACAACCACGCCAAGGCGGGGGCCCGCGCGTCGGCCCTGGCCGATCAGGCCACCCGGGCGGTACGCGACCGGGCTGACTACGTCACCGTACTGATCGGCGCGAACGACGCCTGTCGCGCCGACACCGACGCGATGACCCCGGTGAAGACCTTCCGCCAGCAGGTCGACCGGGCGCTGCGCACGCTGCGCGAGGGACGGCCGAAGGCCCGGGTGCTCGTGGTGAGCATCCCGGACCTGTACCGGCTCTGGGAGGTCGGGCACACCGACGAGCAGGCCGTACGGTCCTGGCAGCGCGGCGTCTGCCCCGCCCTGCTCGCGAACCCGACCTCGACGGCTGCGGCCGACCGGGAGCGCCGCCGGGTCTTCCGGGAGCGGATCGACGCCTACAACGACGAACTGGCCGCCGCCTGCCGGGCGTACGGGTCGCGCTGCCGGCACGACCGTGGGGCCGCGCACCGGGTGCGGTTCACCCTCGACGACGTCAACACCGTCGACCACTTCCACCCGAACAACGACGGCCAGGAGCAGCTCGCCAAGGTGACCTGGTCCGCCGCCGGCTTCGCCGACTGA